The Camelina sativa cultivar DH55 chromosome 16, Cs, whole genome shotgun sequence sequence CAATTGGTAACTTGTGCAAAACGCTAACATCATCACATCTTTGGTTTTAGAAAatctatatacaatatatatctACAATATACATGCATATACTTATATTGTAAACTCGGTGTATATATAGTACGCAAGTAATTGCATTATTCGGCGCATAGGAAACTGGAAAAAAGCATTGGTAAGAGAGATTGATGACTACAGAATATTACAGCTGCTACATGGATGGTAAACCTTAATTAGTTGATTAAATGGCTATATAGCTAGCTTGTGCTCCAGgccatattaatatatatactagtatatattcCTGGAATCCAAATCGAATCTAATACACTAGCTAGTAGCAGtgtaaataaacaatattaagACGACTAACGGTAAAGGCATGATGAGGGGAAGGAAGAGTTGTTGTTAGAAAGTTAAAAATATGGATAGAATAGAATTAAGAAGAAGCTAAAAGGATGACGTGAGGGGGGGAAGCGGAAAGAGACGTCGGTCAGCGAGAGAAGGGCATTTGACCGATCGTTACTCATTAATTTCAGCGACCTTAAAAGGAAATGAATGCTCTTTATGGGTTTGCCTCCAACCCCTTTCCATTTTCTCCACCCTCTCTTTATTACTTACTTAccctacctctctctctctctctatatatatatatatatgtataagaagGCCACTCATACATGCACAtgtgtatatacatatttaacaaaatcaaattttgtttctcttataattaattatatcgCGACTTAAAGATTTTTACAGTTTCATACATTGATCGATACTATCATTTATATGTGTACGCAAACTCCATAACATATTACATATTCACAAGACGCATGCATCACAGCATGCAACTACATGGTTTGTAGTTCATTCACTTACAAATTAACAGTATATATAGAGAGCTAgtctgataccaaaaaaaaaagtatagagaGCTAGTTCGTACGTTAATTAAAACCTATACATACGTACATTTGATGGAGAACAGtaatatataatactataaCTAGCTAGTGGACTAAATAAATATACGTATATCTGCAATTCAAAAGCTAGCTAGTTTCgtcagtcttttttttctttgttagtcGTACGGTCGATGGAATTGTTAGTTAGGAAAGGTAGATACATAATGTATAGAGAGAGAAGCAACCATAAACATTTACGGTTCACCACATGctctttaattaaattaatgcCTCCGAACCTCTCCTCCGCTAGCTCtatctatattaattactaCTTAAATACTGCCTAATTccttttttcatcttttcattcCTTTTGGCTGCTCTCCTCTCTCAATTACATACTTAGGGTTTTGCGTAATaaaacctttctttttcttacgaTTAATATTTTTACCCATGTTGGCAACCTCCAAAACGAGTCCTCTTTTGGCTTATTTTAGGCGGATATTAATTGAAAGCAACTAAATAATCAACGTTGGAATTAGTAGGGCTACCAAATTAATTAAGACGACTCTTAAAGCTGAATCCAAGATGCAACCGactatcatttttttctttctttcttgttgcTGTTTGGTCTCAAACAACGCAAGTTACGTAactgactatatatatactttatagtAATTTATATTCTTACAAATAATTACGACTATTTAGCTACATAGAGAATTGACCCACCAAAATGGAATATGGTCTGATCTCGCGCTGAAAGCGAACCTGTATATGCAAATTGTGACATTGAGTGTGCACACGTGTGAAGAGGGGATGGTGGCATAGGAGATTGTGCCAGATAAAGACGGTGAGGACACAACTTGCTCCATATACTTAAAAAACCTTATACAAttaatacaatgcatttgattcATCATATGAGTCGTACGTTCCTAATATTCTTGGTACCTCcaaccacaaaacaaaagatggatAGTTAGTTGGAGAGAATCAGATGAAAGCTAAAAGGTACACAGTTGTGCGAGAGCTAGCTAGCGAGTCCCCCGTATATATTGGATATACTTTAAATCTTACGACAGCATTTTTTGGTATGATCCATAATTATTTCATTCCAATTACGTTTGTTgtagtattttaattaatctattaattaaatgaaaatatatgaatatatatatatatatataaatattaattgaatgaaaatgcaaaacgtatatatataattatgatttAAGTTAAAGAGGATgatagttgaatttttttttttgaatttaatgttaaattatatttaaaagaaaaataaaccttttACAATGCAAAAGCAAAGCTGTTTCTTAATACGGTATTGTTACTACATTGCTAAAAAACTTGTGCTATTGGTTTAATATGATCTTATCGCAAACCAAATCTGAATGGTGGTGTCCTTTTCGCTGCCGATAGtgaattatatgtcggtttgggtttacaaaagagtggttagcgtttaagatttagattttacaattaaatgaaattatatgtcggtttgggtttacaaaagagtggttagagtttagggtttagattttaaaataaaatgaaattttatgtcggtttgggtttacaaaagagtggttagggtttagattttaaaattaagcaaaattatatgtcgattagagtttataaaatagtagatagggtttagattttacaattaaaaaaaaaaatttaatttgggtttataaaaagaatgatttgtgtttagatgttataatttaaaactataatataatatttagaattaataaatttaaaattaattgataacagaatttgtttccttaattaacaatttgtttgattaattaaaaaggGTGAATAAGAAGGGTCACCCAATAATTTTTCAACGAACTAACTAGTAAGTAAAttcagaccaaaacaaaacattgtataatgaattaaaatggtacaaataaaaaagattagggAGGATTAATTATTAAGACAGAACGCTTTTGATTATTGAGtagaacgacgtcgttttgctgccggtggaatttttttttaaaaaaggatttGGATTTTTGCGATTTTGGGATCTACCAGAAAAGCaggattattaattaatattaatcgGGGGTCGGTCTCTCCTGTCTCCTCCTCCGCAATTCGATCACGACGGCTCTCATTCATCAATCACGGCAAGGACGACGCATCTCCATctcgtaagttttttttttctctttccccGTGAACTGATGAATGATGATCCCAAttgctcttttgtttttttctctgtgaTCGACACGCACGCGGCGATCAATTTAAACTCGGgttatttgtttttccttgTAAGCGCAGGTCTGCTTGGGAGATGGATCTGGTCcggtgattttgttttttttttaaaaggtggAACGAGCGAGTTTCAGATAGATAGATGGCTTGGTTCAGTGGAAAAGTTTCTCTGGGAGGATTCCCAGATCTCACCGGGGCAGTCAATAAATTCCAGGAGAGCGTCAAAAACATCGAGAAGAATTTCGACAACGCCCTTGGCTTTGACGACAAGTCCGACGAATCTGCCCCCGCTGAaggtttctcttctcttctctatatcATCATCTGCTAGGAATCATCTATATAGGAGGTTTCGTCAAGGTTGCATAGAAAATTAATACGATCATCCATCTGTCTTTTTCGCTTGGTTTCTCTTCACATTTCCTTCTCTTCTAATGCAGCTTCAAGTATGTGGCCACCTGCTGTTGATACCAAAAGTCTCTTCGATCCTGTAATGTCCTTCATGGGTAACACCTCCGATGATACTTTGGAAGACTCCGTCAGTACAGATAATCCGTCTCTTATTGAAggaacagaagaaaaagaagaagaagaagaaggatctgTTAATCTTGCTACTGAACAAGCAGTATCTgttgaagcaaagaaagaaactaaTGTGATAAGAGAAGCTGATCAAGCAAAAATTCCCGAGGTAACAGAGACTACTGTTGTTTTAGATctcaaagatgatgatgatgatgatgatcctgaATCACAGATGGTTCTCGAAGACTCTTCTCTTCAGAATCCTGCATCATCAGGTTACATGACTAGTCCTGAACCTAATGAAAAGCCCCAAATGACAGCTTCTCAAGATTCACATCCCGAGTCAGGAGGAGATGCTGAATCAGAGGTTGTGGAATCACAGCCAGAAGACGTTGGAACAAGACAAGTTACTCTAGAGAACAAAGACACAATTTACCCCCCTGTGTTAGATGGACTGCATAAGTCTACTGATGCGGATGAGACAACAACTGAACAGGAAACTCTGGGTGAAAATCTGGAAGAGAGAACCTCGATTATAAATGATGAAGTTTCACCTGATATAAATAATGTACATAGTACAGAGTCTCCTCATACTCATCCGTCAATTTCTGAGTCCGATAGTCCTTCTCATGAGTCTTCTGTACCAAAGAGATCTTCTTCAGATGAAATTTCAGAGAGAATCGTAGATCTTGTTTCTTCTGAACTAGATTCAAGACTGAATGCTAGTGAAATCAATGAAAGCCAGCGTTCAAGCTCGGCTACAAATGTTTCCGACTCCGCTGATGTTGTTCTGGAATTAGAGAAGAccaaaaaggaaatgaaaatgTTGGAAAATGCCCTGCAAGGTGCTGCAAGGCAAGCTCAGGTACATATTTAGATTCCCATGAAAGGTTGTGTTACAGATATGGTGCTTCAGTACCAAATTTCTGGTGATTTGTTTGCAGGCAAAGGCTGATGAGATTGCGAAGTTGATGCATGAAAATGAGCAGCTAAAATCTGTCTCTGAGGATTTGAAGGTACTAATGAGTATGCCGGATGTTGATATTTTattagatgaagatgaagtatTAATTGTTTCCCCAGTCTTTAAACCATCTTCCTTTCCTTCGGGTTGATTTTGATTCTAAATTCTAATACCTCTGTTCAACAGAGGAAATCTAATGAAGCTGAAGTTGAGTCTTTGCGAGAAGAATACCATCAAAGAGTTGCAACTCTTGAGAGGaaggtatgttttcttttagCGTTCTTCTCTTTTCATTCTCCTCTTCCATTATAAATATGCCTTCATGGTGCTTATCATTGTAGGTTTATGCTCTCACCAAAGAGCGGGATACACTTAGAAGAGAACAGAACAAGAAAAGTGATGCTGCGGCCCTTTTGAAGGAAAAAgatgaaattataaatcaagttatGGCTGAAGGTAAGGCCACCATTTGGAATGCTTGAATTATGGAGCATACTTTTCtcggttttaaaaaaaagggttgATGCCTCCCAAGAGCGAACTGTAATCTTTTTAACATGCCTGAAAAATGCTCAGCTTGAGCCCTTGATATTAATACCCATCATTTCAGGCGAAGAGCTTTCAAAGAAACAGGCTGCTCAAGAAGCTCAGATCAGGAAGCTAAGGGCTCAGGTATATATTCAGTGTCTACGTGTGTCAATCTTTTATTAATACCATCAATctcatgtttcttctctttccttaTTTGTTTGAGGGTTAGATAAGAGAGgtcgaagaagagaagaaaggactGATCACAAAGCTTCAGGTAATTGATGTGGCGAGCTATGTCTTTGTTGT is a genomic window containing:
- the LOC104752550 gene encoding golgin candidate 5 isoform X2 — protein: MAWFSGKVSLGGFPDLTGAVNKFQESVKNIEKNFDNALGFDDKSDESAPAEASSMWPPAVDTKSLFDPVMSFMGNTSDDTLEDSVSTDNPSLIEGTEEKEEEEEGSVNLATEQAVSVEAKKETNVIREADQAKIPEMVLEDSSLQNPASSGYMTSPEPNEKPQMTASQDSHPESGGDAESEVVESQPEDVGTRQVTLENKDTIYPPVLDGLHKSTDADETTTEQETLGENLEERTSIINDEVSPDINNVHSTESPHTHPSISESDSPSHESSVPKRSSSDEISERIVDLVSSELDSRLNASEINESQRSSSATNVSDSADVVLELEKTKKEMKMLENALQGAARQAQAKADEIAKLMHENEQLKSVSEDLKRKSNEAEVESLREEYHQRVATLERKVYALTKERDTLRREQNKKSDAAALLKEKDEIINQVMAEGEELSKKQAAQEAQIRKLRAQIREVEEEKKGLITKLQSEENKVESIKRDKTATEKLLQETIEKHQAELTSQKDYYSNALAAAKEAQALAEERTNNEARTELENRLKEAGERESMLVQALEELRQTLSKKEQQAVFREDMFRGEIEDLQRRYQASERRCEELITQVPESTRPLLRQIEAMQETTARRAEAWAAVERTLNARLQEAETKAATAEERERSVNERLSQTLSRINVLEAQLSCLRAEQGQLSKSLEKERQRAAENKQEYLAAKEEVDTLEGRANQLEVELRELRRKHKQELQEVLLHNELIQKDLEREKASRLDLERTARINSSASEQLPIARQNSAFENGGLSRKLSSAGSLGSMEESYFLQASLDSSDKYSEKRSTPEATMSPYYMKSITPSAYEATLRQKEGELASYMSRLASMESIRDSLAEELVKMTAECEKLRGEADRVPGIKAELEALRQRHAAALELMGERDEELEELRADIVDLKEMYREQVNMLVNKIQ
- the LOC104752550 gene encoding golgin candidate 5 isoform X1 is translated as MAWFSGKVSLGGFPDLTGAVNKFQESVKNIEKNFDNALGFDDKSDESAPAEASSMWPPAVDTKSLFDPVMSFMGNTSDDTLEDSVSTDNPSLIEGTEEKEEEEEGSVNLATEQAVSVEAKKETNVIREADQAKIPEVTETTVVLDLKDDDDDDDPESQMVLEDSSLQNPASSGYMTSPEPNEKPQMTASQDSHPESGGDAESEVVESQPEDVGTRQVTLENKDTIYPPVLDGLHKSTDADETTTEQETLGENLEERTSIINDEVSPDINNVHSTESPHTHPSISESDSPSHESSVPKRSSSDEISERIVDLVSSELDSRLNASEINESQRSSSATNVSDSADVVLELEKTKKEMKMLENALQGAARQAQAKADEIAKLMHENEQLKSVSEDLKRKSNEAEVESLREEYHQRVATLERKVYALTKERDTLRREQNKKSDAAALLKEKDEIINQVMAEGEELSKKQAAQEAQIRKLRAQIREVEEEKKGLITKLQSEENKVESIKRDKTATEKLLQETIEKHQAELTSQKDYYSNALAAAKEAQALAEERTNNEARTELENRLKEAGERESMLVQALEELRQTLSKKEQQAVFREDMFRGEIEDLQRRYQASERRCEELITQVPESTRPLLRQIEAMQETTARRAEAWAAVERTLNARLQEAETKAATAEERERSVNERLSQTLSRINVLEAQLSCLRAEQGQLSKSLEKERQRAAENKQEYLAAKEEVDTLEGRANQLEVELRELRRKHKQELQEVLLHNELIQKDLEREKASRLDLERTARINSSASEQLPIARQNSAFENGGLSRKLSSAGSLGSMEESYFLQASLDSSDKYSEKRSTPEATMSPYYMKSITPSAYEATLRQKEGELASYMSRLASMESIRDSLAEELVKMTAECEKLRGEADRVPGIKAELEALRQRHAAALELMGERDEELEELRADIVDLKEMYREQVNMLVNKIQ